In the genome of Pseudomonas sp. P5_109, one region contains:
- the mrdA gene encoding penicillin-binding protein 2: protein MPEPIPIKDHEKETRLVNKRLMACALFVAAITCALVVRLYVLQVVEFDYHSTISENNRVHVLPITPTRGLIYDRNGVLLADNRPSFNLTITRELATDVKSELDEVVNLLHLPAEDRSQFDKAMKQARHPFVPVTLFYELSEEQIAVLAVNEFRLPGLDVEPQFVRHYPLGAHFAHSVGYVGRINEKESKALDTVEYRGTQSIGKTGIEKFYEAQLHGHVGYEEVETNAQGRVLRVLKHTDPVPGENIVLSLDVKLQEAAEQALGDRRGSVVALDPSTGEVLAMVSNPSFDPNLFVTGISSKEYSTLRDSIDRPLFNRVLRGLYAPGSTIKPEVAIAGLDTGVVTPQTRVFDPGYYQLPDFDHKYRNWNHSGDGWVDMDAAIMRSNDTYFYDLAHKLGIDRLHDYMAMFGLGEKVSLDMNEEASGLMPSQAWKRATRRQAWFPGETVILGIGQGYMQVTPLQLAQATALIANKGVWNRPHLAKTVDGVAPVDEHPVPNILLKDPRDWEQVNHGMQMVMHDARGIARAAAAGAQYRIAGKSGTAQVVAIKQGERYNREKTRERNRDNALFVGFAPAEHPKIVISVMIENGEAGGRVAGPVVRQIMDAWLLDQDGHLKPQYAAPSKAPGDPHV, encoded by the coding sequence GTGCCTGAACCGATACCGATCAAGGACCATGAAAAAGAAACACGCCTGGTCAACAAGAGACTCATGGCCTGCGCCCTGTTCGTTGCCGCCATTACCTGTGCGCTGGTGGTACGTCTGTATGTCCTGCAGGTAGTCGAGTTCGACTATCACTCCACCATCTCCGAAAACAACCGCGTCCACGTCCTGCCGATTACACCTACCCGCGGATTGATCTATGACCGCAACGGCGTACTCCTTGCGGACAACCGTCCTAGCTTCAACCTGACCATCACCCGCGAACTCGCCACCGATGTTAAAAGCGAGCTGGACGAGGTGGTCAATCTCCTGCACTTGCCCGCCGAAGACCGCTCGCAGTTCGACAAGGCGATGAAGCAGGCACGTCACCCCTTCGTACCCGTGACGTTGTTCTATGAACTGAGCGAAGAACAGATCGCGGTTCTGGCCGTCAATGAGTTCCGTTTGCCGGGCCTCGATGTCGAGCCGCAATTCGTTCGACACTACCCATTGGGCGCGCACTTCGCTCATTCGGTCGGCTACGTCGGACGTATCAACGAAAAAGAGTCAAAGGCTCTGGATACGGTCGAGTACCGAGGCACCCAATCGATCGGCAAGACCGGCATCGAAAAGTTCTACGAGGCGCAACTGCACGGCCATGTCGGTTATGAGGAGGTCGAAACCAATGCTCAGGGACGTGTGCTGCGGGTGCTCAAGCACACTGACCCGGTGCCGGGCGAGAACATTGTCCTTAGCCTCGACGTCAAGCTTCAGGAGGCCGCCGAACAAGCCCTGGGTGATCGTCGAGGCTCGGTAGTCGCGCTGGACCCGTCGACCGGTGAAGTGCTGGCGATGGTCAGCAATCCGAGTTTCGATCCTAACCTGTTCGTCACCGGCATCAGCTCCAAGGAATACTCAACGCTGCGTGACTCCATCGACCGACCACTGTTCAACCGTGTGCTGCGCGGCCTGTACGCGCCAGGTTCGACCATCAAACCGGAAGTGGCAATCGCCGGCCTCGATACCGGTGTCGTCACGCCACAGACTCGTGTGTTCGACCCCGGTTACTACCAACTACCGGATTTCGATCACAAGTACCGCAACTGGAACCACAGCGGCGATGGTTGGGTGGATATGGATGCGGCGATCATGCGTTCCAACGACACCTACTTCTATGACCTGGCACATAAGCTGGGGATCGACCGCCTGCACGACTACATGGCCATGTTCGGACTCGGTGAGAAAGTCTCCCTGGACATGAACGAAGAAGCCTCCGGCCTGATGCCATCCCAGGCCTGGAAGCGCGCCACCCGTCGTCAGGCCTGGTTTCCGGGCGAGACGGTGATTCTCGGCATCGGCCAGGGCTACATGCAGGTCACGCCGCTGCAATTGGCCCAGGCTACGGCGCTGATTGCCAACAAAGGCGTGTGGAATCGCCCGCACCTGGCCAAAACCGTGGATGGCGTCGCGCCGGTGGATGAGCATCCCGTGCCGAACATCCTGCTCAAGGATCCGCGCGACTGGGAGCAGGTCAATCATGGCATGCAGATGGTGATGCATGATGCCCGCGGGATTGCCCGGGCCGCAGCGGCAGGGGCGCAGTATCGTATTGCCGGCAAGAGTGGTACCGCGCAGGTCGTGGCGATCAAGCAGGGCGAACGTTACAACCGCGAGAAAACCCGCGAGCGTAACCGCGACAATGCCTTGTTCGTCGGTTTCGCCCCGGCCGAGCACCCGAAAATCGTGATCTCGGTGATGATCGAAAACGGCGAGGCGGGCGGTCGTGTCGCCGGACCGGTCGTACGGCAGATCATGGACGCCTGGCTACTCGATCAGGACGGGCACCTGAAGCCGCAGTACGCCGCGCCGAGCAAGGCGCCGGGCGATCCCCACGTCTGA
- a CDS encoding class II aldolase/adducin family protein: MSKPAHIDPVEWQARCELAALYRLVAHFRMTDLIDTHITLRIPGPEHHFLINRYGVIFDRMRASDLVRIDQEGRVVDPEYAGHRVNAAGFVIHSAIHMARPDLNCVIHTHTAAGMAVAAQKQGLLPISQHALKFYGKLAYHTYEGIALSLDERERLIADLGPHRAMILRNHGLLVGGSGVAQAFQEIHFLERACQAQVQALAGGSALHYPSPQVCAHTAEQFDRDEQDNIIDLAWEAALTLIESQRESYLS; encoded by the coding sequence GTGAGTAAACCTGCACACATCGACCCGGTTGAATGGCAAGCCCGTTGTGAACTGGCGGCACTGTATCGACTGGTTGCGCACTTTCGCATGACCGACCTGATCGACACCCACATCACCCTGCGGATTCCGGGACCTGAACACCACTTCCTGATCAATCGCTACGGGGTGATCTTTGACCGTATGCGCGCCTCGGACCTGGTGCGTATCGATCAGGAAGGGCGGGTGGTCGATCCAGAGTACGCAGGCCATCGGGTCAACGCAGCAGGCTTCGTGATTCACTCGGCGATCCACATGGCGCGCCCGGACTTGAACTGCGTGATCCACACCCATACCGCGGCCGGCATGGCGGTTGCGGCACAGAAACAAGGCTTGCTGCCGATCAGCCAGCACGCGCTGAAGTTCTACGGCAAGCTGGCCTATCACACCTACGAGGGCATCGCGCTGTCGCTGGATGAGCGCGAGCGCCTGATTGCCGACCTCGGTCCGCACCGGGCGATGATCCTGCGCAATCACGGCCTGCTGGTTGGTGGTTCGGGGGTGGCCCAGGCGTTCCAGGAAATCCACTTCCTGGAGCGCGCCTGCCAGGCCCAGGTGCAGGCCCTGGCCGGTGGTTCGGCATTGCATTACCCGTCACCGCAAGTGTGCGCGCACACTGCCGAGCAGTTTGACCGTGATGAGCAGGACAACATCATCGACCTGGCCTGGGAGGCCGCCCTGACCCTGATCGAATCCCAGCGCGAGTCCTATCTGTCATGA
- a CDS encoding 2-hydroxyacid dehydrogenase has protein sequence MNTVVLLSRDTLLLKQLQAAFARSAPQLTAVLADDSRAADAQMAACWFPLPGSLGELPNLQVIHSVAAGIDHLDHDPSCPDLPICRVVDPGHRQGMTEYVRWAVIHYHRGFDQVLSQQPKQHWERPLQRAAGQFKVGVMGLGSLGSAIALDLVAAGYDVRGWARRSKDLPGVRTCAGAEALNPFLDGVELLINLLPLTSETRGILGRATFGQLANGAALVNCGRGAHLNIDDLERALAKGQLRGALLDVFEQEPLPADHRLWTMPGVTITPHMASAASHDCIAEQVAENFRRLNASEALLNCADRLLGY, from the coding sequence ATGAACACTGTGGTTCTGTTGTCCCGCGACACCTTGCTGCTCAAGCAATTGCAGGCCGCGTTTGCCCGCAGCGCGCCGCAGCTCACTGCCGTGCTGGCCGACGATTCCCGGGCAGCCGATGCGCAGATGGCGGCGTGCTGGTTTCCGTTGCCGGGCAGTCTCGGCGAGTTGCCGAACCTGCAGGTGATTCACTCCGTGGCCGCCGGCATCGATCACCTCGATCACGACCCGTCGTGTCCGGATCTACCGATCTGCCGCGTGGTCGACCCGGGCCATCGCCAGGGCATGACCGAGTACGTGCGTTGGGCGGTGATTCACTATCATCGTGGTTTCGACCAAGTGCTGTCGCAGCAACCGAAACAGCACTGGGAGCGGCCGCTGCAACGGGCGGCGGGGCAGTTCAAGGTTGGTGTGATGGGGCTCGGCTCGCTGGGCAGCGCAATTGCCCTGGATCTGGTCGCGGCGGGCTATGACGTGCGCGGCTGGGCGCGGCGCAGCAAGGACTTGCCGGGTGTGCGCACCTGCGCCGGAGCGGAGGCGTTGAACCCGTTTCTCGACGGCGTCGAGTTGCTGATCAACCTGCTACCGCTGACCAGTGAAACCCGCGGCATCCTCGGCCGTGCCACTTTCGGACAGCTCGCCAACGGTGCGGCACTGGTCAACTGTGGGCGCGGCGCTCATTTGAATATCGATGACCTCGAACGGGCCTTGGCGAAAGGGCAATTACGCGGTGCCTTGCTGGATGTCTTCGAGCAGGAACCGCTACCGGCCGATCACCGGCTGTGGACGATGCCCGGCGTCACCATCACCCCGCACATGGCCTCGGCGGCTTCCCATGACTGTATTGCCGAACAAGTAGCGGAGAACTTCCGTCGATTGAATGCCAGCGAAGCGTTATTGAACTGTGCCGACCGATTGCTGGGTTATTAA
- a CDS encoding MFS transporter: MHTTAQPRRAAAAAFIGTTIEFYDFYIYATAAALVLGQVFFPSSDPVMSTLAAFGSFAVGFIARPMAGMVFGHLGDRLGRKKMLLVTMALMGIATAGIGLLPSYASAGIWAPIGLIVLRVIQGISVGGEWGGAVLMASEHAPAKRKTFYASFAQLGSPAGLLLALIAFRLVTSLEPEEFLAWGWRLPFLASGVLMMVGLLIRSGVHESPEFAKVQDNNETAKYPVMEVIRTCWRQILFAAAAVTIGSAGFFFTNTFMITYVTQYQGIARSTILDCLFLVTVIQLLSQPVSALLAERIGEARFLKMVALLCMVTPYPMFLLVGTQNILLMTLGIALAVVILSALYAVIAGYMTQAFPVHLRYSGISIAYQLACAVAGGTTPLIGTLLASKFSGQWLPLAVFFTLLSALSLIGVCGLARLRANPVVTHAAKEVYS, encoded by the coding sequence ATGCACACTACCGCCCAACCGCGCCGAGCCGCGGCCGCTGCCTTCATTGGCACGACCATCGAGTTCTACGACTTCTACATCTACGCCACCGCGGCGGCATTGGTGCTCGGGCAAGTATTCTTCCCCAGCAGCGACCCGGTCATGAGTACCCTCGCCGCGTTCGGCAGTTTCGCTGTCGGCTTCATTGCCCGTCCCATGGCCGGCATGGTGTTCGGTCATCTGGGCGATCGTCTCGGGCGCAAGAAAATGCTGCTGGTGACCATGGCCCTGATGGGCATCGCCACCGCCGGGATTGGCCTGTTGCCGAGTTATGCCAGCGCCGGTATCTGGGCACCCATCGGGCTGATCGTCCTGCGTGTGATCCAGGGCATCTCGGTCGGTGGCGAGTGGGGTGGGGCGGTGCTGATGGCCAGCGAGCATGCGCCGGCCAAGCGCAAGACGTTCTATGCCTCGTTCGCCCAACTCGGCAGCCCGGCCGGATTGTTGCTGGCCCTGATCGCTTTCCGTCTGGTGACGTCCCTTGAGCCAGAGGAGTTCCTCGCTTGGGGTTGGCGCCTGCCGTTCCTCGCCAGCGGCGTGTTGATGATGGTCGGCCTGTTGATCCGTTCCGGGGTTCACGAGTCGCCGGAATTCGCCAAGGTCCAGGACAATAACGAAACCGCCAAGTATCCGGTGATGGAGGTGATCCGCACCTGCTGGCGGCAGATCCTGTTCGCCGCCGCGGCGGTGACCATCGGCTCGGCCGGGTTCTTCTTCACCAATACTTTCATGATTACCTACGTCACCCAATACCAGGGCATTGCCCGGTCGACGATTCTCGATTGCCTGTTTCTGGTGACCGTCATCCAGTTGCTCTCGCAACCGGTCTCGGCGCTGCTGGCTGAACGCATTGGCGAAGCGCGTTTTCTCAAGATGGTCGCGCTGCTGTGCATGGTCACCCCGTATCCGATGTTCCTGTTGGTCGGCACGCAGAACATTCTGTTGATGACCCTCGGCATCGCCTTGGCCGTGGTGATTCTCTCGGCGCTGTACGCGGTGATCGCCGGCTACATGACCCAGGCCTTCCCGGTGCACCTGCGCTACTCGGGCATTTCCATCGCTTATCAACTGGCTTGCGCCGTGGCCGGGGGCACCACGCCGCTGATCGGCACCCTGCTGGCCAGCAAGTTTTCCGGACAATGGTTGCCCCTGGCGGTGTTCTTCACCTTGCTCTCGGCCCTGTCCCTGATCGGTGTTTGCGGCCTGGCCCGCCTGCGCGCCAACCCGGTCGTCACCCACGCTGCTAAAGAGGTGTATTCGTGA
- a CDS encoding LysR family transcriptional regulator: MPSTSNPWVGRRFLNDRLDWNLLRTYLVIGQEGSMSRAAARLHITQSAVSQALKRLEEQLECVLIARSGRRFELTETGEEVLRIAADIYGDISRLGTVVESRHDDLVGKIRILTVSGVQARHYDDFLADFHETHPKIELEVEVMGSSNIISSLLQKTATIGVGLCRLPQPRLEQRVLFRETYAYFCGQRHRLFGQENLTLEQLAAENFVSFTSDQLGGNLSPLTLFRDQQGFTGKIVASSTSFEEIYRLICAGYGIGALPTHLVHRDVEQGLLWRLPPEDGVVDFDIQLLWNREQKMSQAETVFLESFQHMLSIREPVL, translated from the coding sequence ATGCCCTCCACTTCCAACCCTTGGGTCGGCCGGCGCTTTCTCAATGACCGCCTCGACTGGAACCTGCTGCGCACCTATCTGGTCATCGGCCAGGAGGGCAGCATGAGTCGTGCCGCCGCGCGACTGCACATCACCCAGTCGGCCGTCAGCCAGGCGCTGAAACGCCTGGAAGAACAACTGGAATGTGTGTTGATTGCCCGCAGTGGGCGACGCTTTGAACTGACGGAAACCGGGGAAGAAGTCCTGCGCATAGCGGCGGATATCTACGGTGATATTTCACGCCTGGGGACAGTGGTGGAGAGCCGTCATGACGACTTGGTGGGCAAGATTCGTATTCTCACCGTCAGCGGTGTTCAGGCTCGGCATTACGATGATTTCCTCGCTGACTTCCATGAAACCCACCCGAAAATCGAGCTGGAAGTCGAGGTGATGGGCAGTTCGAACATCATCAGCTCGCTGCTGCAAAAGACTGCGACGATCGGCGTCGGATTGTGCCGTTTGCCACAGCCACGGCTGGAACAACGGGTGCTGTTTCGCGAGACCTACGCTTACTTTTGCGGTCAGCGGCATCGGTTGTTCGGGCAAGAGAACCTGACCCTGGAGCAGCTCGCTGCGGAAAATTTCGTCAGCTTCACCAGCGATCAATTGGGCGGCAATCTTTCACCCTTGACGCTGTTCCGCGACCAGCAAGGTTTCACCGGTAAGATCGTCGCATCATCCACCAGTTTCGAAGAAATTTACCGCCTGATCTGTGCAGGTTACGGCATTGGCGCCTTGCCCACGCATTTGGTGCACCGGGATGTCGAGCAAGGCCTGCTCTGGCGCTTGCCACCGGAAGACGGGGTGGTGGATTTCGATATCCAGCTGTTGTGGAATCGCGAACAGAAGATGAGCCAGGCCGAAACGGTGTTCCTCGAGAGCTTCCAGCACATGCTCAGCATCCGTGAGCCTGTGCTGTGA